A DNA window from Bacillus sp. SM2101 contains the following coding sequences:
- a CDS encoding response regulator transcription factor → MNTVLLVEDEVPIARVLRAYLSKEGFQVEHTKKGKDALQAFEVHRPSLVLLDIMLPDVDGWHVLQMIRKTSSCPVIMITALGDINQRLKGLNNGADDYISKPFVAEEVVARVHAVLRRSKSIEDHTVKQFGNLAIDTSSHQILLNGTEVHVTPRDLALLIFLAEHTNQTFTREHLIEQVWGIDYEGSDRAVDLAIKRLRKSLKEWDSSVGEIKTLRGMGYQLSVYE, encoded by the coding sequence ATGAATACAGTTTTGTTAGTTGAAGATGAGGTGCCGATTGCACGAGTTCTTCGTGCGTACTTGAGTAAGGAAGGCTTTCAAGTGGAACATACGAAGAAAGGTAAGGATGCGCTTCAGGCATTTGAGGTACATAGGCCTTCACTTGTGCTATTAGACATTATGCTTCCTGATGTGGATGGCTGGCATGTCTTACAGATGATTAGGAAGACGAGTTCATGTCCTGTAATTATGATTACAGCATTAGGAGATATTAATCAGCGTTTAAAAGGGCTGAACAACGGTGCAGATGATTACATTTCAAAACCATTTGTTGCTGAAGAAGTAGTTGCTCGAGTGCATGCTGTATTAAGAAGGTCAAAGTCTATTGAAGATCACACGGTGAAGCAATTCGGAAATTTAGCAATCGACACAAGCTCACATCAAATTCTATTAAATGGAACTGAGGTTCACGTAACACCTAGAGATCTAGCATTACTCATATTTTTAGCAGAGCATACAAATCAAACATTTACGCGAGAGCATCTGATAGAGCAAGTGTGGGGCATTGATTATGAAGGAAGTGACCGAGCGGTAGATTTAGCAATTAAGCGCTTAAGAAAATCACTGAAAGAGTGGGATTCATCTGTAGGTGAAATTAAAACGTTACGGGGAATGGGGTATCAGCTAAGTGTTTATGAATAA
- a CDS encoding GNAT family N-acetyltransferase: MITIKRLTECSVKDAVTAWNEGFTGYFTDLQMTIDSFLNRLTQEGLSANYSIIAFDDKEPIGIVLNGIRNINGKKVSWNGGTGVAPQYRGTGVGKKMMAATIAIYEEEGVEIATLEAIKENEKAIHLYKKLGYEIEDNLLFIAHEGSFDSNPFEEHLATYNFIKTVPPAVQNLSFYKNMYCWQTQFKSVRDGEAFIAVDDHTGESIGYALFKRIFNEEGVHVTTALYQCEAAPHRHDRQQINASLLSQLFAPFDQKIKRITVNLAATNQSVVSFLEEAGFEKSVEQVYMKKIMLEE, encoded by the coding sequence TTGATAACGATTAAACGTTTAACTGAGTGTTCTGTAAAGGATGCAGTTACTGCTTGGAATGAGGGGTTTACAGGGTATTTTACCGATTTACAGATGACTATTGATTCATTTTTGAATCGACTTACACAGGAAGGTTTGTCTGCCAACTATTCAATTATTGCTTTTGATGATAAGGAACCTATCGGCATTGTCTTAAATGGCATAAGAAACATCAATGGTAAAAAGGTGTCATGGAACGGTGGAACAGGTGTTGCACCACAATATAGAGGTACAGGTGTAGGGAAGAAAATGATGGCAGCAACCATAGCAATCTATGAAGAAGAGGGTGTTGAAATCGCAACATTAGAAGCGATTAAAGAAAATGAAAAAGCGATTCATTTGTATAAAAAGCTTGGGTATGAGATTGAAGATAATTTGCTATTTATCGCCCATGAAGGGTCATTTGACTCGAATCCTTTTGAAGAACACCTAGCTACATACAACTTTATTAAAACTGTTCCACCAGCAGTTCAAAACCTATCATTTTATAAAAATATGTATTGCTGGCAAACACAGTTTAAGAGCGTGAGGGATGGAGAAGCATTCATTGCGGTCGATGATCATACTGGTGAAAGTATAGGCTATGCGTTATTTAAGCGTATTTTTAATGAAGAAGGCGTTCATGTCACAACAGCATTGTATCAGTGTGAAGCAGCACCTCATAGACATGACCGACAACAAATTAATGCAAGTTTATTATCGCAATTATTTGCTCCGTTTGATCAAAAAATAAAGCGAATTACAGTCAATTTAGCAGCTACGAATCAATCGGTAGTCTCATTTCTTGAAGAGGCTGGATTTGAGAAGAGCGTAGAACAAGTATATATGAAAAAAATCATGCTCGAAGAATAA
- a CDS encoding HAMP domain-containing sensor histidine kinase, which translates to MNKNKRIPLLNYLVSRYLVTLIIGLTVIGIASVVWIKDEAIRNKLELAQYLVADVADRLVTEDGNIERIQGSSPLFNRVIEEIIQDPKRLNRLDIRSMIIIQDEDGQVVYPNFPRGLSTISPEERQLNLLQMNEVEKVEFDLLGLSYVISSPIEYEDRSIGAVAIIVPEEEFSSMGRQMDEEYRLLAILLGSLAILGLIIIYLLSNKIISPILQVSKAAKQIQDGNYNVHLATDTQGEELYDLIESFKEMTTRLKQLEVMRTELLASVTHELKTPIASISGLVQAVNDQIVSGDEKQEFLDITLNEARRLQLMVEDLLDFNSFTLGEIKVNCEQLDIYKFIQEMTDQWKMTNDEHHLIQVKVLSSKKPLFAYGDPYRMQQIIINLLNNSKHASSKEIEVKIYEPNKDFIAIDIIDSGCGIPLEEQSLIFERFYKGKVQKNTVRGLGLGLPISKLLANAQHGDLFLKESSNDGSTFTLLLPIKTTTKREEDIPKINI; encoded by the coding sequence ATGAATAAAAATAAGCGCATTCCCTTATTGAACTATTTAGTAAGTAGGTATTTAGTTACTTTGATCATTGGGCTAACAGTGATCGGTATTGCTTCGGTTGTTTGGATTAAGGATGAAGCTATTAGAAATAAGTTAGAATTAGCACAATATCTCGTTGCAGATGTTGCAGACCGTTTAGTAACTGAAGATGGAAACATTGAAAGAATACAAGGTAGCTCTCCGTTGTTTAACCGCGTAATAGAAGAAATCATTCAAGATCCTAAAAGATTAAATCGTTTGGATATTAGATCAATGATCATAATTCAGGATGAAGATGGGCAAGTCGTTTATCCGAATTTTCCGCGTGGATTATCAACTATTTCTCCAGAAGAGCGTCAATTAAATTTGCTTCAAATGAATGAAGTTGAGAAAGTGGAATTCGATTTGTTAGGGTTGTCATATGTTATTTCGTCACCTATTGAATATGAAGATCGTTCCATAGGAGCAGTAGCCATCATTGTACCAGAAGAAGAATTTTCCTCAATGGGAAGACAAATGGATGAAGAATATCGTTTACTAGCTATTTTACTAGGAAGTTTAGCGATATTAGGCTTGATCATTATCTATTTGTTATCAAACAAGATTATATCCCCTATTCTACAAGTCTCTAAAGCTGCCAAACAAATTCAAGATGGGAATTATAATGTTCACCTAGCTACTGATACACAAGGGGAAGAACTTTATGACTTAATTGAATCATTTAAAGAAATGACTACCCGCCTTAAACAATTAGAGGTAATGAGAACAGAGCTGCTTGCAAGTGTGACACATGAACTGAAAACCCCCATTGCATCAATTAGTGGTTTAGTGCAGGCTGTGAATGATCAAATTGTATCTGGTGATGAAAAACAAGAATTTTTGGATATTACGTTAAATGAAGCACGCAGGCTACAGCTGATGGTGGAGGATTTACTTGATTTTAATTCATTTACTCTCGGCGAAATAAAAGTAAATTGTGAACAACTTGATATATATAAGTTCATACAGGAAATGACTGATCAATGGAAGATGACTAATGATGAACACCATCTCATTCAAGTCAAAGTTTTATCTTCTAAAAAACCTCTTTTTGCATACGGAGATCCATATCGTATGCAGCAAATCATCATAAACTTACTAAATAATAGTAAGCATGCATCCTCAAAAGAGATTGAAGTGAAAATATACGAGCCAAATAAAGATTTTATTGCGATTGATATCATTGACAGTGGATGTGGTATCCCTTTGGAAGAGCAGTCATTAATTTTCGAGCGCTTCTATAAAGGCAAAGTGCAAAAAAATACAGTGAGAGGTTTAGGTCTTGGCTTACCAATTAGTAAACTTCTTGCCAATGCTCAACACGGAGACTTGTTCTTAAAAGAGAGCTCAAATGACGGAAGTACCTTTACCTTATTACTTCCTATAAAAACAACGACCAAGAGGGAGGAGGATATCCCAAAAATCAACATTTGA
- a CDS encoding M4 family metallopeptidase — MKKRKVVSTVLAASLVLGTLLVPTTGTVDAKSLTENSTKKIDKKIKQLEKLEKMKEKSNGKFRVSWDEKKGIPRYISGQLSAQNVDVLTFLDENRQVFDLEAGDFTIKQTVTDDLGMTQYRTQLTVDGIPVYGSEMLIQVDGDGIITSMIGQVEPKLEQKNWRNFVKLSAEDAIQVAESKLAFTPEADTYTKDPASDLYLYKHENKWMPVYIVELQFHAPYIGREFFYIDAKKGEVLRSFNRIEHAAEVGTGTGVLGDAKIVNTFEQDGTYYLYDTSKSMNGVIATYDAENTFSPLLRVNPQPGVYVTDDDNVFDSATQRAGVDAHVYAGVVYDYFLNNHNRNSYDNQGGNIISSVHVGTNYNNAAWTGTQMAYGDGDGSLFTSLSGSLDVVAHELTHAVTDTSANLIYEYEPGALNESFSDVFGVLVEAEQDGAADWLLGEDVYTPAIAGDALRSVANPTLYGQPDHMDDFLVKNDENALDWDFGGVHTNSGIPNKAFYNIASAIGLEKAGDIYYRALTTHLTSQAQFIDARNALLQSAQDLYGANGVEYQAIESGFTAVGIDDTQAASSDNFEPNDTLSTAHAVESGEIYTSYISSADDLDVYTFTAGARGQVTVDLTNVPDDYDLYLLNRRGETITASQNVNTLAESLTYTASAGEKLYVAVVGYDGVFSTSPYTLTITYP; from the coding sequence ATGAAAAAGAGAAAAGTTGTTTCAACGGTTCTAGCAGCCTCATTAGTACTAGGTACTTTGTTAGTTCCAACTACAGGCACTGTTGATGCAAAATCACTTACAGAAAATTCGACAAAGAAGATCGACAAAAAAATAAAACAGCTAGAGAAGCTAGAGAAAATGAAAGAAAAATCTAACGGAAAATTCCGAGTTTCTTGGGATGAGAAAAAGGGTATTCCACGCTATATTTCAGGTCAACTATCAGCACAAAATGTTGATGTGCTAACATTCCTTGATGAGAATAGACAGGTATTTGATTTAGAAGCTGGAGATTTTACGATTAAGCAAACAGTAACTGATGATCTTGGTATGACGCAATATCGTACTCAGCTGACTGTTGATGGTATTCCAGTTTATGGATCAGAAATGCTCATTCAAGTTGATGGTGATGGTATCATCACTTCCATGATTGGTCAAGTAGAGCCAAAGCTTGAACAGAAGAATTGGCGTAATTTTGTGAAGCTATCCGCAGAGGATGCAATTCAGGTCGCTGAAAGCAAGTTAGCTTTTACACCAGAAGCAGACACGTATACGAAAGATCCCGCTTCTGACCTTTATCTTTATAAGCATGAAAATAAATGGATGCCAGTTTATATTGTTGAATTGCAATTCCATGCACCATACATTGGTCGTGAATTCTTTTATATTGATGCAAAAAAAGGAGAAGTACTACGATCATTTAATAGAATTGAACATGCTGCTGAAGTAGGGACTGGAACAGGCGTGCTTGGTGATGCAAAAATAGTGAACACGTTTGAACAAGACGGGACGTATTATTTATACGATACTTCGAAGTCTATGAATGGTGTTATCGCAACATATGATGCCGAAAATACTTTTAGCCCGTTGTTAAGAGTTAACCCGCAACCTGGTGTATATGTAACGGATGATGATAACGTCTTTGATTCAGCTACTCAACGTGCAGGTGTTGATGCTCACGTATACGCTGGAGTTGTATATGATTATTTCTTAAATAACCATAATCGTAACAGCTATGATAATCAAGGTGGTAATATTATTTCTAGTGTACACGTTGGCACGAACTATAACAATGCTGCTTGGACTGGAACACAGATGGCGTATGGAGACGGTGATGGATCACTATTTACATCATTATCCGGCTCATTAGACGTTGTTGCACACGAGCTTACACATGCGGTTACGGACACATCCGCTAATCTCATATATGAATATGAACCTGGGGCTCTGAATGAATCATTTTCTGACGTGTTCGGTGTACTCGTCGAAGCAGAACAAGACGGAGCAGCTGACTGGCTGTTAGGTGAGGATGTGTATACACCTGCTATAGCGGGAGATGCATTAAGAAGTGTTGCAAACCCGACATTATATGGACAACCGGATCATATGGACGATTTCCTCGTGAAAAACGATGAAAACGCACTTGATTGGGATTTTGGAGGGGTTCACACGAATAGTGGAATTCCGAATAAAGCATTTTACAATATTGCATCTGCAATTGGTCTTGAAAAAGCTGGCGATATCTATTACCGTGCTTTAACAACTCATTTAACATCGCAAGCTCAATTTATTGATGCACGAAATGCTTTATTGCAATCTGCCCAAGATTTATACGGAGCAAATGGGGTTGAATATCAGGCAATAGAAAGTGGTTTTACAGCTGTAGGAATTGATGATACACAAGCAGCTTCTAGTGACAATTTTGAGCCAAATGATACCTTAAGCACTGCACACGCTGTAGAAAGTGGAGAAATATATACATCTTATATCTCTTCTGCTGATGATTTAGATGTATATACATTCACTGCTGGAGCTAGAGGTCAAGTGACTGTAGATTTAACAAATGTACCAGATGATTATGACCTATATTTATTAAATCGTCGCGGAGAAACAATAACCGCATCACAAAATGTAAACACACTTGCGGAATCACTTACTTATACGGCATCTGCTGGTGAAAAATTATACGTAGCAGTCGTTGGTTATGATGGTGTATTTAGTACAAGCCCATACACACTAACTATTACTTATCCATAA
- a CDS encoding hotdog fold thioesterase, whose product MSNGLNFEHSLVSHLGIEIVEVSEERTVATMPVDERTCQPFGILHGGASVALAETVASFGAFNLIDQEKEGCVGLEINANHIRAKRGGVVTAIGTPLHRGKKTHVWEIKIVDEQDKLICISRCTMAIVELDKVSF is encoded by the coding sequence ATGAGCAACGGATTAAATTTTGAACATTCGTTAGTCAGTCATCTCGGTATTGAAATAGTAGAAGTGAGTGAAGAGCGCACTGTCGCTACAATGCCTGTGGATGAACGAACGTGTCAGCCTTTTGGAATTTTACACGGTGGTGCTTCTGTAGCTCTAGCAGAAACCGTCGCAAGCTTTGGGGCTTTCAACCTCATTGATCAGGAAAAAGAAGGCTGCGTCGGTCTCGAGATTAATGCAAACCATATACGTGCCAAAAGAGGTGGTGTTGTGACCGCTATCGGTACACCGTTACACCGAGGTAAAAAAACACACGTATGGGAAATTAAAATTGTGGATGAACAGGACAAATTAATTTGTATTTCTAGATGTACGATGGCCATCGTTGAACTAGATAAAGTAAGCTTCTAA
- a CDS encoding TetR family transcriptional regulator encodes MPKVTDDYKEKRRREILDVAEKVFCEKGFGSTTMTDIVNETEFSRGGVYKYFSSTDEMFQAIMDDRDKKFSAYFNQLASDYETIWQALCYYLDEFEGNLKSLKSEFGIVQSEYFIMSSRYKERGPFLQLRVDRNMKVLEDFLQIGVDTGEFKPIQPLEAIVLFLSNITDGLYLHTHMVGYERAHIIEQFKGLKMYLTQALGVVQN; translated from the coding sequence TTGCCAAAGGTCACGGACGATTACAAGGAGAAACGACGTCGTGAAATATTGGACGTAGCAGAAAAGGTATTTTGTGAAAAAGGATTTGGGTCAACGACGATGACTGATATCGTTAATGAGACGGAATTTAGTCGCGGAGGAGTATATAAATATTTTTCAAGCACTGATGAAATGTTTCAAGCCATTATGGACGATAGAGATAAAAAATTTAGCGCTTACTTTAATCAACTTGCAAGTGACTACGAAACGATATGGCAAGCCCTTTGCTATTATTTAGATGAGTTCGAGGGCAATTTAAAAAGTCTTAAAAGCGAATTCGGCATAGTTCAATCAGAGTATTTTATTATGAGCTCAAGATACAAGGAAAGAGGACCATTTTTACAGTTAAGAGTGGATAGAAATATGAAGGTCTTAGAAGACTTTTTACAAATTGGTGTCGATACAGGTGAGTTCAAGCCAATACAACCGTTAGAGGCTATTGTGCTCTTTCTTAGCAATATTACAGACGGCTTATACTTACATACACATATGGTTGGCTACGAAAGAGCACATATTATTGAGCAATTTAAAGGCTTGAAAATGTACCTTACGCAAGCATTAGGGGTTGTTCAGAACTAG
- a CDS encoding M4 family metallopeptidase, translating to MKKNRKIVSSALATGLAISTLLVPATGSASVEVKSEKVSKEQKEKTKQQKKLDKLREKTTKQNGKFKVSWDEKKGVPRHVSGKLSDKNANISSFLEENKDVFNVEAGEFNINDVSTDELGMTHYRTQLTVDGIPVYGAELLVHTDANGVVTAMNGQVEPKLENKKWSKSVKLSQKDAIEVAEASLSFTPDADTYTTEPASDLYVYKHENKWMPVYVVELQFLEPYFGREFFFIDAKKGEVLRSFNQLQHAETVGTGTGVLGDTKTINTYEQGGTYYLSDRTKASGKIETFDAGDQWATGTLVSDSDNNFNSSRHKAAVDAHYYAGVVYDYFKDVHNRNSYDDRGSDVISSVHVRDPDALNRPWNNAAWVGTQMVYGDGDGTTFTALSGSLDVVAHELTHAVTDFSADLVYEFEPGALNESFSDVFGIIVEAGYEGSVDWLLGEEVYTPHISGDALRSISNPTLYNQPAHYDDFVVLPNTQQGDWGGVHINSGIPNKAFYNIATTIGLDKSGDIYYRALTRYLTSQSQFIDARNALLQSAADLFGEDGTEYNAVADGFSAVGIGGGGPIPNDTFEPNDSLSEAHSITSGDIYTSYISSSNDEDFYTFTTGGAGDITVDLTNVPKDYDLYLLNASGSTVAQSENARTSNESITFSASGADTFYVKVIGYNGANSTSPYSLTASFPGETTTVGEWFYENASYDTPHPYSNNFTDTFTYQKAGAEQVAIHFSAFETEARYDFVHITDGSGATVASYDGAQNAFWVVVDGDEINATLDTDFSITAYGYTIDQVGYFSDTPLVQGIDQEATEAFYDEIEEADKPDPEAYVAPEREEKEEVSEGEESGNEEGSEEEGNGGN from the coding sequence ATGAAAAAGAACAGAAAAATTGTTTCATCAGCACTAGCAACAGGATTAGCAATAAGTACGTTACTCGTTCCAGCAACAGGCAGTGCATCAGTAGAGGTAAAATCAGAAAAAGTGTCTAAAGAACAGAAGGAGAAGACAAAACAGCAGAAAAAGCTAGATAAGCTACGTGAAAAAACAACAAAACAAAACGGGAAATTTAAAGTGTCATGGGACGAAAAGAAGGGCGTTCCACGCCATGTATCTGGTAAACTATCAGATAAAAACGCCAATATTTCAAGTTTCCTTGAAGAGAATAAGGATGTATTTAATGTCGAGGCTGGAGAGTTTAATATTAACGATGTATCAACAGATGAGCTAGGTATGACACATTATCGTACGCAGCTAACTGTTGACGGAATTCCTGTATATGGGGCAGAGCTTCTCGTTCATACAGATGCTAATGGTGTTGTCACAGCTATGAATGGCCAGGTTGAGCCAAAGCTTGAGAATAAAAAATGGAGTAAGTCTGTTAAGCTCTCACAAAAGGATGCGATTGAGGTAGCTGAAGCAAGCTTAAGCTTTACACCTGATGCAGATACGTATACGACTGAACCAGCTTCCGACCTTTATGTATATAAGCATGAAAACAAATGGATGCCTGTTTATGTTGTTGAATTGCAATTCCTAGAGCCGTATTTTGGACGTGAATTTTTCTTTATTGATGCAAAGAAAGGTGAAGTTTTGAGGTCGTTTAACCAGCTCCAACATGCAGAAACGGTTGGAACTGGTACTGGAGTATTAGGTGATACGAAAACGATTAATACGTATGAGCAAGGTGGGACGTACTATTTATCTGATCGTACGAAGGCAAGTGGCAAAATTGAAACGTTTGATGCTGGGGATCAATGGGCAACTGGAACGCTTGTGTCCGATAGTGATAACAACTTCAATTCCTCTCGTCATAAAGCAGCAGTAGATGCACACTATTATGCGGGTGTCGTCTATGATTATTTTAAAGATGTGCATAACCGTAATAGCTATGATGATCGAGGTAGTGATGTCATTTCAAGTGTTCACGTTCGTGACCCTGATGCATTAAATAGACCGTGGAATAATGCGGCATGGGTTGGTACTCAAATGGTATACGGTGATGGAGATGGCACAACATTTACAGCACTGTCAGGATCATTAGATGTTGTTGCACATGAGTTAACACATGCGGTAACTGATTTTTCTGCTGATTTAGTATATGAGTTTGAGCCTGGTGCTTTAAACGAATCATTCTCTGATGTGTTTGGTATTATTGTCGAAGCTGGTTATGAAGGTTCAGTAGATTGGTTATTAGGTGAGGAAGTATATACCCCTCATATAAGCGGTGATGCATTAAGAAGTATTTCAAATCCAACGCTATACAACCAGCCTGCTCACTATGATGATTTTGTTGTATTACCAAATACTCAACAAGGCGACTGGGGCGGTGTTCACATAAATAGTGGTATCCCTAACAAAGCCTTCTATAATATCGCGACAACGATAGGACTTGATAAGTCAGGAGACATTTATTACCGTGCGTTAACAAGATATTTAACTTCACAATCTCAGTTTATCGATGCGCGTAACGCACTGTTACAATCAGCTGCTGACTTATTCGGTGAAGATGGTACAGAGTATAACGCAGTTGCTGATGGCTTTTCAGCAGTTGGAATCGGCGGTGGTGGTCCCATACCTAATGATACGTTTGAGCCAAATGATTCATTAAGTGAGGCTCACAGTATAACAAGTGGTGACATATACACTTCTTACATTTCTTCTTCAAATGACGAAGATTTCTATACGTTCACAACTGGTGGTGCGGGAGACATCACAGTGGATTTAACAAATGTTCCTAAGGATTACGATTTATATTTACTAAATGCTAGTGGTTCAACTGTAGCTCAATCTGAAAATGCAAGAACGTCGAACGAGTCGATTACTTTCTCAGCTTCTGGTGCTGATACATTCTATGTGAAAGTAATTGGCTATAACGGAGCGAATAGCACGAGCCCATATTCCTTAACGGCATCGTTCCCGGGAGAAACGACGACAGTAGGTGAATGGTTCTATGAAAATGCGAGCTATGATACACCACACCCATATTCTAACAATTTCACTGATACATTTACGTATCAAAAAGCAGGTGCCGAACAAGTAGCCATCCATTTTTCAGCATTTGAAACAGAGGCAAGATATGATTTTGTTCATATTACAGACGGAAGTGGTGCAACTGTAGCATCGTATGATGGTGCGCAAAATGCATTTTGGGTTGTAGTTGATGGTGATGAAATTAATGCGACATTAGATACAGATTTCAGTATTACGGCGTACGGCTATACAATTGATCAAGTCGGTTACTTCAGCGATACACCACTCGTACAAGGAATTGACCAAGAAGCCACAGAAGCATTTTATGATGAAATAGAAGAAGCAGATAAGCCTGATCCAGAAGCTTACGTTGCTCCAGAACGTGAGGAAAAAGAAGAAGTAAGTGAAGGCGAGGAAAGTGGCAACGAAGAAGGTAGCGAAGAGGAAGGTAACGGAGGAAACTAA